One window from the genome of Streptomyces sp. NBC_00708 encodes:
- a CDS encoding arabinogalactan endo-1,4-beta-galactosidase — MHATKHGRKRAAALAASLSGLLLAALPAQSAHAATTLANPGFESGSTGWSAYSAGGQNAASFTEAGGHGGSTRLSHWSASAYKVETYQYLTGLTDGTYTLSAWVRSGGGQNSAYIALRNCGSAEQRTDLPPTANGAWIRLVTSVKVVGGACTISLNSDAHAGEWANFDDISFVPGATGLTVKGGDLSTLPKNEAHGAVYRSASGTTGDAMGLLKSAGMNYVRLKVWVDPADGFNDKAHVLAMAKRAKALGMKVLVDFHYSDSWADPGKQNKPAAWSGHGYAQLRTDVYDHTYDVLNALKAQGTTADMVQIGNEINAGMLWPEGSTDHWSQLAGLLTSGANAAKAVSSGTQVALHLAKGGDNAGTRWWFDNAVAYGVPFDVIALSYYGYWHGPLSDLQTNLDDAASRYGKPVLVAETAYAHTLAGADGLENNIATADQLVSGYPATPAGQAANLRDVLNVVEAVPGGRGLGAVYWEPAWTAVGGSGWDPADPASGNAWENQALFGYDQKLLPAANWFAHR, encoded by the coding sequence ATGCACGCAACGAAGCACGGCAGGAAGAGAGCGGCGGCGCTGGCCGCCTCGCTCTCCGGACTCCTGCTGGCCGCCCTGCCCGCCCAGTCCGCCCACGCCGCCACCACCCTCGCCAACCCCGGCTTCGAGTCGGGCTCCACCGGCTGGTCGGCCTACTCGGCGGGCGGGCAGAACGCCGCCTCGTTCACCGAGGCCGGCGGCCACGGCGGCAGCACCCGGCTCAGCCACTGGTCCGCCTCCGCCTACAAGGTGGAGACGTACCAGTACCTCACCGGCCTCACGGACGGCACCTACACCCTGAGCGCCTGGGTGCGCTCCGGCGGCGGCCAGAACTCCGCCTACATCGCCCTGCGCAACTGCGGCAGCGCCGAGCAGCGCACCGACCTGCCGCCCACCGCCAACGGCGCCTGGATCCGTCTCGTCACCTCCGTGAAGGTGGTCGGCGGCGCCTGCACCATCAGCCTGAACTCCGATGCCCACGCGGGGGAGTGGGCCAACTTCGACGACATCTCCTTCGTCCCCGGCGCGACCGGCCTCACCGTCAAGGGCGGCGACCTCTCCACGCTCCCGAAGAACGAGGCCCACGGCGCCGTCTACCGCTCCGCGAGCGGCACCACCGGCGACGCGATGGGCCTGCTGAAGTCCGCCGGGATGAACTACGTCCGCCTCAAGGTGTGGGTGGACCCGGCCGACGGCTTCAACGACAAGGCCCACGTCCTGGCCATGGCCAAGCGCGCCAAGGCCCTCGGCATGAAGGTGCTCGTCGACTTCCACTACTCCGACAGCTGGGCCGACCCCGGCAAGCAGAACAAGCCCGCCGCCTGGTCGGGACACGGCTACGCGCAGCTGCGCACGGACGTCTACGACCACACGTACGACGTGCTGAACGCGCTCAAGGCGCAGGGCACCACCGCCGACATGGTCCAGATCGGCAACGAGATCAACGCCGGCATGCTCTGGCCCGAGGGCTCCACCGACCACTGGTCCCAGCTCGCCGGACTCCTCACCTCCGGCGCGAACGCGGCCAAGGCGGTCTCCTCCGGTACGCAGGTGGCCCTGCACCTGGCCAAGGGCGGCGACAACGCGGGCACCCGCTGGTGGTTCGACAACGCGGTGGCGTACGGCGTGCCCTTCGACGTCATCGCGCTCTCGTACTACGGCTACTGGCACGGACCGCTCTCCGACCTCCAGACCAACCTGGACGACGCCGCCTCCCGCTACGGGAAGCCGGTACTGGTCGCCGAGACCGCCTACGCCCACACCCTCGCCGGCGCCGACGGCCTGGAGAACAACATCGCCACCGCGGACCAGCTGGTCAGCGGCTACCCGGCCACCCCGGCGGGCCAGGCCGCCAACCTGCGCGACGTGCTGAACGTCGTCGAGGCGGTCCCCGGCGGCCGGGGCCTGGGCGCGGTGTACTGGGAGCCGGCCTGGACCGCAGTCGGCGGCAGCGGCTGGGACCCGGCGGACCCGGCCTCCGGCAACGCCTGGGAGAACCAGGCCCTGTTCGGCTACGACCAGAAGCTGCTGCCGGCCGCGAACTGGTTCGCCCACCGGTAA
- a CDS encoding beta-galactosidase — MPHTPRATFPKGLHQLAFGGDYNPEQWPEEVWHEDMRLMREAGVTLVSVGIFSWALLEPEPGRYDFGWLDRLLDLLHVNGIRADLGTPTVAPPAWFYRAHPDALPAGRDGVRYAFGSRGAICHSNPDYRAAAAGITEQLARRYGNHPALALWHVHNEYGVPVSACYCDHCAAHFRRWLTARHGTVEAVNEAWGTAFWGQRYRDLGEIDPPRTTPTVGNPAQQLDYARFADATMRENFRAERDLLHRYAPGIPVTTNFMTALSQCESVDYWAWGREVDLVTNDHYLITDGRRTHVNLAMAADLTRSVAGGAPWLLLEHSAGGVNWQPRNPAKRPGEMARNSLSHVARGSEGAMFFQWRQSRRGAEKFHSAMLPHAGTDSRIWREVSRLGADIGLLDGVRATRTVADAAMVWDWQSWWAQSLEWRPSQDHDARERADTFYASLYDRHLTVDFAHPDADLSGHPLVVVPALYLATEETGRNLRRYVEGGGTLVVSYFSGIVDTNDAVHPGPYPGPLRDVLGLTVEEFSPLAEGETVRLITPEGAPEGPELTGDLWSDVVIPRGAETVWSYANGIPAGRPAVTRHRLGEGTAWYVSTRLSGADLDAVLDRACEDAGIAPRTSLPYDVEAVTRAGESGTYLFVINHTGDAAKVPLDAPGTELLTAEPVAGELAVPAGAVRVVRLDG, encoded by the coding sequence ATGCCGCACACCCCTCGCGCGACGTTCCCGAAGGGTCTGCACCAGCTGGCCTTCGGCGGCGACTACAACCCCGAGCAGTGGCCCGAGGAGGTCTGGCACGAGGACATGCGCCTCATGCGGGAGGCCGGCGTCACCCTGGTCAGCGTCGGGATCTTCTCCTGGGCCCTGCTGGAACCCGAGCCCGGCCGCTACGACTTCGGCTGGCTCGACCGGCTCCTGGACCTGCTGCACGTCAACGGCATCCGCGCCGACCTCGGCACCCCGACCGTCGCCCCGCCCGCCTGGTTCTACCGCGCACACCCCGACGCCCTGCCGGCCGGCCGGGACGGAGTCCGATACGCCTTCGGCTCGCGCGGCGCGATCTGCCACAGCAACCCGGACTACCGCGCCGCCGCGGCCGGCATCACCGAACAGCTCGCCCGCCGCTACGGAAACCACCCGGCCCTCGCCCTGTGGCACGTCCACAACGAGTACGGCGTCCCGGTCAGCGCCTGCTACTGCGACCACTGCGCCGCCCACTTCCGCCGCTGGCTCACCGCCCGCCACGGCACCGTCGAGGCCGTCAACGAGGCCTGGGGGACCGCTTTCTGGGGCCAGCGCTACCGGGACCTCGGCGAGATCGACCCGCCCCGCACCACCCCGACCGTCGGCAATCCCGCCCAGCAGCTCGACTACGCCCGCTTCGCCGACGCCACCATGCGCGAGAACTTCCGCGCCGAGCGCGACCTGCTGCACCGGTACGCTCCCGGCATCCCCGTCACCACCAACTTCATGACCGCCCTCAGCCAGTGCGAGTCGGTGGACTACTGGGCCTGGGGGCGCGAGGTCGACCTCGTCACCAACGACCACTACCTGATCACCGACGGCCGCCGCACCCACGTCAACCTCGCCATGGCCGCCGACCTCACCCGCTCGGTGGCGGGCGGCGCCCCCTGGCTGCTCCTCGAACACTCCGCGGGCGGCGTCAACTGGCAGCCCCGCAACCCCGCCAAGCGCCCCGGCGAGATGGCCCGCAACAGCCTCTCCCACGTCGCCCGGGGCTCCGAGGGCGCGATGTTCTTCCAGTGGCGGCAGTCCCGGCGCGGCGCCGAGAAGTTCCACTCGGCGATGCTCCCGCACGCCGGCACCGACTCCCGGATCTGGCGCGAGGTCTCCCGGCTGGGCGCGGACATCGGCCTGCTGGACGGCGTCCGCGCCACCCGGACCGTCGCCGACGCGGCCATGGTCTGGGACTGGCAGTCCTGGTGGGCGCAGTCCCTGGAGTGGCGGCCCAGCCAGGACCACGACGCCCGCGAGCGCGCCGACACGTTCTACGCCTCGCTCTACGACCGGCACCTCACCGTCGACTTCGCCCACCCCGACGCCGACCTCTCCGGCCACCCCCTGGTCGTCGTCCCGGCCCTCTACCTCGCCACCGAGGAGACCGGCCGCAACCTGCGCCGGTACGTGGAGGGCGGCGGCACCCTCGTCGTCTCGTACTTCTCCGGCATCGTCGACACGAACGACGCCGTGCACCCCGGGCCGTACCCGGGCCCGCTCCGGGACGTGCTGGGGCTGACCGTCGAGGAGTTCTCGCCGCTCGCCGAGGGGGAAACGGTCCGCCTGATCACCCCCGAGGGCGCCCCGGAGGGCCCGGAGCTCACCGGTGACCTCTGGTCGGACGTGGTGATCCCGCGCGGCGCCGAGACGGTGTGGTCCTACGCGAACGGCATCCCGGCGGGCCGCCCCGCCGTCACCCGCCACCGCCTCGGCGAGGGCACCGCCTGGTACGTCTCCACCCGGCTGAGCGGCGCGGACCTGGACGCCGTCCTCGACCGGGCCTGCGAGGACGCCGGCATCGCGCCCCGCACCTCGCTTCCGTACGACGTCGAGGCCGTCACCCGGGCCGGTGAGAGCGGCACGTACCTCTTCGTCATCAACCACACCGGGGACGCGGCGAAGGTGCCGCTCGACGCCCCCGGCACCGAACTCCTCACCGCCGAGCCCGTCGCGGGCGAACTCGCCGTCCCGGCGGGTGCCGTCCGCGTCGTCCGGCTCGACGGCTGA
- a CDS encoding extracellular solute-binding protein, which yields MKYRIVATAAAASLAATALLTGCGSSDDDGEGPAASGPVSLTYWAWAPGLDKVADIWNKGEGRKAGIKVTVKKQASGDDLVTKIITAAKAHKAPDLVQAEYQALPTLVSNDVLADISEEAGDAEDAFAEGVWQQATVGSAALYALPQDSGPLMFYYRKDLFEKYGLSVPTTWDEFAETARALKKKAPDRDLTTFSSNDSGLFAGLAQQAGAKWWTTSGDKWKVAIDDPATRKVADFWGGLVQEGAIDNQPMYTPAWNKALNTGKQIAWVSAVWAPGTLTTAAPDTAGKWAMAPLPQWTAGENVTGSWGGSSTAVTNDSEHKEAAATFAKWLNTDPTALAALVKESGIYPAATAAQTGGALAKPPAYFAGQPDFYTQAAKIAKGTAPAAWGPNVNVAYSAFKDNFARAAKNRSGFAPALTAMQDATLADLKKQGFGVSE from the coding sequence ATGAAGTACCGCATCGTCGCGACGGCCGCGGCCGCCTCGCTCGCCGCCACCGCACTGCTCACGGGCTGCGGCTCGTCGGACGACGACGGCGAAGGACCGGCCGCCTCCGGTCCCGTCTCGCTCACCTACTGGGCCTGGGCCCCCGGCCTGGACAAGGTCGCGGACATCTGGAACAAGGGCGAGGGCAGGAAGGCCGGCATCAAGGTCACGGTGAAGAAGCAGGCGTCCGGCGACGACCTGGTCACCAAGATCATCACCGCGGCGAAGGCGCACAAGGCCCCCGACCTGGTGCAGGCGGAGTACCAGGCCCTGCCCACCCTGGTCTCCAACGACGTGCTCGCCGACATATCCGAGGAGGCGGGCGACGCCGAGGACGCGTTCGCCGAGGGGGTCTGGCAGCAGGCGACCGTGGGCTCGGCCGCCCTGTACGCGCTGCCGCAGGACTCCGGCCCGCTGATGTTCTACTACCGCAAGGACCTGTTCGAGAAGTACGGGCTGTCGGTGCCCACCACCTGGGACGAGTTCGCCGAGACCGCCCGCGCGCTGAAGAAGAAGGCACCGGACAGGGACCTCACCACCTTCTCCTCCAACGACTCCGGTCTCTTCGCGGGCCTGGCCCAGCAGGCCGGCGCGAAGTGGTGGACCACCTCGGGCGACAAGTGGAAGGTCGCCATCGACGACCCGGCCACGCGGAAGGTCGCGGACTTCTGGGGCGGGCTGGTCCAGGAGGGCGCCATCGACAACCAGCCGATGTACACCCCGGCCTGGAACAAGGCGCTCAACACCGGCAAGCAGATCGCCTGGGTCAGCGCGGTCTGGGCGCCCGGCACCCTGACCACCGCGGCCCCCGACACCGCGGGCAAGTGGGCGATGGCCCCGCTCCCCCAGTGGACGGCCGGCGAGAACGTCACCGGCAGCTGGGGCGGCTCCTCCACCGCCGTCACCAACGACTCGGAGCACAAGGAGGCCGCGGCCACCTTCGCGAAGTGGCTGAACACCGACCCCACCGCGCTCGCCGCCCTGGTCAAGGAGAGCGGCATCTACCCCGCCGCCACCGCCGCCCAGACCGGGGGCGCGCTCGCGAAGCCGCCGGCCTACTTCGCCGGCCAGCCGGACTTCTACACCCAGGCCGCGAAGATCGCCAAGGGCACCGCCCCGGCCGCCTGGGGCCCGAACGTGAACGTCGCGTACTCCGCCTTCAAGGACAACTTCGCCAGGGCCGCCAAGAACAGGTCCGGCTTCGCACCGGCCCTCACCGCGATGCAGGACGCCACCCTCGCCGACCTGAAGAAGCAGGGCTTCGGAGTCTCCGAGTGA
- a CDS encoding sugar ABC transporter permease, translating into MTRARRRKPYGVKSAPYVFLIPATVLFLLFFALPIGYAVYLSLRRTEVSGLGLGKGARQEVWAGFAHYREALSDSELLHGALRILGYGAIVVPVMLGLALLFALLLDTERLRLRGFTRLAIFLPYAIPGVVAALMWGFLYLPDVSPFHFVLDKAGLPAPDLLDGGPLYAALANIAVWGGTGFNMIVIYTSLRAIPAEIFEAARLDGCSQLQIALRIKIPMVAPSLVLTFFFSVIATLQVFNEPTTLKPLTNSLSTTWSPLMKVYQDAFVNNDIYAAAAQAVIIAAVTLALSFGFLRAANSRTKQEGSQ; encoded by the coding sequence GTGACACGCGCGCGCCGCCGGAAGCCGTACGGGGTCAAGAGCGCCCCGTACGTCTTCCTGATCCCCGCCACCGTGCTCTTCCTGCTCTTCTTCGCCCTGCCCATCGGCTACGCCGTGTACCTCTCCCTGCGCCGTACCGAGGTCAGCGGGCTCGGCCTCGGCAAGGGCGCCCGCCAGGAGGTCTGGGCCGGCTTCGCCCACTACCGCGAGGCGCTCTCCGACTCGGAGCTGCTGCACGGCGCGCTGCGCATCCTCGGCTACGGCGCGATCGTCGTGCCGGTGATGCTCGGTCTCGCCCTGCTCTTCGCCCTGCTCCTGGACACCGAACGGCTCCGGCTGCGCGGCTTCACCCGGCTGGCGATCTTCCTCCCGTACGCCATCCCGGGTGTGGTCGCCGCGCTGATGTGGGGCTTCCTCTATCTGCCGGACGTCAGTCCGTTCCACTTCGTCCTGGACAAGGCGGGGCTGCCCGCGCCGGACCTCCTGGACGGCGGACCGCTCTACGCCGCGCTCGCCAACATCGCGGTCTGGGGCGGCACCGGGTTCAACATGATCGTGATCTACACCTCGCTGCGGGCCATTCCCGCCGAGATCTTCGAGGCGGCCCGTCTCGACGGCTGCTCGCAGCTCCAGATCGCGCTCCGGATCAAGATCCCGATGGTGGCGCCCTCGCTGGTGCTGACCTTCTTCTTCTCGGTCATCGCGACGCTCCAGGTGTTCAACGAGCCGACCACGCTGAAGCCGCTGACCAACTCCCTGTCCACTACCTGGAGTCCGCTGATGAAGGTCTACCAGGACGCGTTCGTCAACAACGACATCTACGCGGCGGCCGCCCAGGCGGTCATCATCGCCGCCGTCACCCTGGCCCTGTCCTTCGGATTCCTCCGGGCGGCCAACTCCCGTACGAAGCAGGAGGGGTCCCAGTGA
- a CDS encoding carbohydrate ABC transporter permease, whose protein sequence is MTTTYPGRLPATRRRFALVPTAALLLGAVYCLLPVAWILVASTKSGSELFSTFTFLPGSGFADNVADLSAYRDGVYWKWMANSALYAGVGALLSTAVSAVSGYALAVYRFRGRETFFNILLAGVLMPPVILAVPQYLLMAKADLTDSYLSVMLPVILSPYGVYLARIYAAAAVPGDVIEAGRMDGGGEWRIFRTIALPMMLPGLVTVFLFQFVAIWNNFLLPYIMLGDDEKFPVTLGLFTLLQQGSTTPALYTLVITGALLAIVPLIALFLVIQRFWSLDLLSGAVKS, encoded by the coding sequence GTGACCACGACGTACCCGGGGCGGCTGCCCGCGACCCGGCGCCGGTTCGCCCTCGTGCCCACCGCCGCCCTGCTGCTCGGCGCCGTCTACTGCCTGCTGCCCGTCGCCTGGATCCTCGTCGCCTCGACGAAGTCGGGCAGCGAGCTGTTCTCCACCTTCACCTTCCTGCCCGGGTCCGGCTTCGCGGACAACGTCGCCGATCTGTCGGCGTACCGGGACGGGGTGTACTGGAAGTGGATGGCCAACTCGGCCCTGTACGCCGGCGTGGGCGCGCTGCTGTCCACGGCGGTCTCCGCGGTCTCCGGGTACGCCCTGGCGGTGTACCGCTTCCGGGGCCGGGAGACCTTCTTCAACATCCTGCTCGCCGGGGTGCTGATGCCCCCGGTGATCCTCGCCGTGCCGCAGTACCTGCTGATGGCGAAGGCCGACCTCACGGACTCCTACCTGTCGGTGATGCTGCCCGTGATCCTCTCCCCGTACGGGGTGTACCTCGCCCGGATCTACGCGGCGGCGGCGGTGCCCGGCGATGTGATCGAGGCCGGGCGGATGGACGGCGGCGGCGAGTGGCGGATCTTCCGGACCATCGCGCTGCCGATGATGCTGCCGGGCCTGGTGACGGTCTTCCTCTTCCAGTTCGTCGCGATCTGGAACAACTTCCTGCTGCCGTACATCATGCTCGGTGACGACGAGAAGTTCCCGGTCACGCTCGGTCTTTTCACCCTGCTCCAGCAGGGATCCACCACTCCGGCCCTCTATACGCTGGTGATCACGGGGGCGCTGCTGGCGATCGTCCCGCTGATCGCCCTGTTCCTGGTCATCCAGCGATTCTGGAGCCTCGACCTGCTCTCCGGGGCCGTAAAGTCCTGA
- a CDS encoding LacI family transcriptional regulator yields MSRTEQTGTGRRRPPTIHDVAREAGVSRGTVSRVLNGGHNVSPAALDAVNSAIRKTGYTVNRHARSLITGRSDSVAFLLTEPQERFFEDPNFNVLLRGCTSALAAHDIPLLLMIAGTEAERRRNMRYIAGHVDGVLLVSSHSGDPVAAQLHEAGVPLVACGKPLGQGSKVSYVAADDRDGARDMVRFLYESGRRRIGTVSGPLDTPGGVERLAGYREMLAGCGLPADDALIVPGDYSRAGGEAAAALLLERAPDLDAVFVASDLMAQGVLAALEKAGRSVPHDVAVGGFDDSPAALASRPALTTIRQPWDRISAEMVRVLLAQIGGEDPAAVILPTELVRRDSA; encoded by the coding sequence ATGAGCCGCACAGAACAGACCGGTACGGGACGCCGCCGGCCGCCGACGATCCATGACGTGGCGCGCGAGGCGGGGGTCTCCCGGGGCACGGTCTCCCGGGTGCTCAACGGCGGCCACAACGTCAGTCCGGCCGCGCTCGACGCGGTCAACTCGGCCATCCGCAAGACCGGTTACACGGTGAACCGGCACGCCAGGTCACTGATCACGGGCCGCTCGGACTCGGTGGCCTTCCTGCTCACCGAGCCCCAGGAGCGGTTCTTCGAGGACCCGAACTTCAATGTGCTGCTGCGGGGCTGCACCAGCGCGCTCGCCGCGCACGACATCCCGCTGCTGCTGATGATCGCGGGCACGGAGGCCGAGCGCCGCCGGAACATGCGGTACATCGCCGGTCATGTGGACGGGGTCCTGCTGGTCTCCAGCCACTCCGGCGACCCGGTCGCCGCCCAGCTGCACGAGGCCGGGGTCCCCCTCGTCGCGTGCGGGAAGCCGCTCGGGCAGGGCTCGAAGGTCAGCTATGTGGCGGCCGACGACCGCGACGGCGCCCGGGACATGGTGCGCTTCCTGTACGAGTCGGGGCGCCGCCGGATCGGTACGGTCAGCGGCCCCCTGGACACCCCGGGCGGCGTCGAGCGGCTGGCCGGCTACCGGGAGATGCTGGCCGGCTGCGGACTGCCCGCCGACGACGCGCTGATCGTGCCGGGCGACTACAGCCGGGCGGGCGGCGAGGCGGCGGCGGCGCTGCTCCTGGAGCGGGCGCCGGACCTGGACGCGGTGTTCGTCGCCTCGGACCTGATGGCGCAGGGCGTGCTCGCGGCCCTGGAGAAGGCCGGACGCAGCGTGCCGCACGATGTCGCGGTGGGCGGGTTCGACGACTCCCCCGCCGCGCTCGCCTCCCGGCCGGCGCTGACGACGATCCGTCAGCCGTGGGACCGCATCAGCGCCGAGATGGTACGGGTGCTGCTGGCCCAGATCGGCGGGGAGGACCCCGCCGCGGTGATACTGCCCACCGAACTGGTCCGCCGCGACTCGGCGTGA
- a CDS encoding aminotransferase class V-fold PLP-dependent enzyme encodes MTISSLSRAVAAEFAPQTIYLNTSTCGLLPRRAVDAVKTLVDENASGLRDGSGDFGAVHRAREGFARLVGVGAGRVAVGGSVAAHVGLIASSLPPGAEVLAPEGEFSSVVSPFAVRGDLKMRYVPLTDLADAVRLGTALVAFSSVQSSDGRCADLDAVRAAAADNGARTLLDATQSAGWLPLDAGAYDYTVTGGFKYLLCPRGTSFLTVTEEAQEGLTPVYAGMAAAEDRWNSTYGPVTELASDARRYDEPPAFLAYHGAEHSLALIHEIGIDTLHAHATGLADRFRSGLADLGHTAVPADTAVVAVPGLGDRAPELQRAGVLVAGRAGNLRASFHLYNTEADVDRALDVLAG; translated from the coding sequence ATGACGATCTCTTCGCTCAGCCGTGCCGTTGCCGCCGAGTTCGCCCCGCAGACCATCTACCTGAACACCTCCACCTGCGGGCTGCTGCCCCGCCGTGCCGTCGACGCCGTGAAGACCCTCGTCGACGAGAACGCCTCCGGCCTCCGGGACGGCTCCGGAGACTTCGGGGCGGTGCACCGGGCCCGGGAGGGCTTCGCGCGGCTCGTCGGCGTCGGGGCGGGCCGGGTCGCCGTCGGCGGCTCCGTGGCCGCCCACGTCGGACTGATCGCCTCCTCGCTGCCGCCGGGCGCCGAAGTGCTCGCGCCCGAAGGAGAGTTCAGCTCGGTCGTCAGCCCCTTCGCGGTCCGCGGCGACCTCAAGATGCGGTACGTGCCGCTGACGGACCTGGCCGATGCCGTGCGCCTCGGGACCGCGCTGGTCGCTTTCTCCTCGGTGCAGTCCTCCGACGGCCGGTGTGCGGACCTGGACGCGGTCCGGGCCGCCGCCGCCGACAACGGCGCCCGGACGCTGCTGGACGCCACCCAGTCCGCCGGCTGGCTGCCGCTGGACGCCGGGGCGTACGACTACACGGTCACCGGCGGCTTCAAGTACCTGCTCTGCCCGCGCGGCACCTCGTTCCTCACCGTCACCGAGGAGGCGCAGGAGGGCCTGACACCCGTCTACGCGGGCATGGCCGCGGCCGAGGACCGGTGGAACAGCACCTACGGACCGGTCACCGAGCTCGCGTCGGACGCCCGCCGCTACGACGAGCCCCCCGCCTTCCTCGCGTACCACGGCGCCGAGCACTCGCTCGCCCTGATCCACGAGATCGGCATCGACACGCTGCACGCCCACGCCACCGGGCTCGCGGACCGCTTCCGCTCAGGCCTCGCGGACCTCGGGCACACCGCCGTCCCGGCGGACACCGCCGTCGTCGCGGTGCCCGGACTCGGCGACCGGGCACCGGAGCTCCAGCGGGCCGGGGTGCTGGTCGCCGGACGGGCCGGCAACCTGCGGGCGTCCTTCCACCTCTACAACACCGAGGCGGACGTGGACCGCGCGCTGGACGTGCTCGCCGGCTGA
- a CDS encoding DsbA family oxidoreductase, whose amino-acid sequence MRVEIWSDIACPWCYIGKARFEKGLEGFAHRDDVEVVHRSFELDPGRAKGDTEQVIDMLAQKYGRTPDEARSMEANVAANARAEGLGYRAEGRDHGSTFDIHRLLHLAKARGRQDELLTLAYRANFAEERSVFDDAVLLDLAVEAGLDAEEARAVLADPQAYAEEVRADEREAAELGANAVPFFVFDRRYGISGGQPAEVFAQALEQAWKDRPVTAAGDAAACDADGACEVPGVAGNA is encoded by the coding sequence ATGCGCGTCGAGATCTGGAGCGACATCGCCTGCCCGTGGTGCTACATCGGCAAGGCACGCTTCGAGAAGGGCCTGGAGGGCTTCGCCCACCGCGACGACGTCGAGGTGGTGCACCGCTCCTTCGAGCTCGACCCCGGCCGCGCCAAGGGCGACACCGAGCAGGTCATCGACATGCTGGCGCAGAAGTACGGGCGCACCCCCGACGAGGCCCGCTCGATGGAGGCCAACGTCGCGGCCAACGCCCGGGCCGAAGGGCTCGGCTACCGCGCCGAGGGCCGCGACCACGGCAGCACGTTCGACATCCACCGGCTGCTGCACCTCGCCAAGGCGCGCGGCCGCCAGGACGAACTGCTGACCCTCGCCTACCGGGCCAACTTCGCCGAGGAACGGTCCGTCTTCGACGACGCCGTGCTGCTGGACCTGGCCGTCGAGGCGGGTCTCGACGCCGAGGAGGCCCGCGCGGTCCTCGCCGACCCGCAGGCGTACGCCGAGGAGGTGCGCGCCGACGAGCGGGAGGCGGCCGAGCTGGGCGCCAACGCGGTGCCGTTCTTCGTGTTCGACCGGCGCTACGGCATCTCCGGCGGCCAGCCCGCCGAGGTCTTCGCCCAGGCGCTGGAGCAGGCGTGGAAGGACCGCCCGGTGACCGCCGCCGGGGACGCGGCGGCGTGCGACGCCGACGGTGCGTGCGAGGTCCCCGGGGTCGCCGGGAACGCCTGA
- a CDS encoding GNAT family N-acetyltransferase — protein sequence MIRTATQNDLDAIVTLHTEARATYYRGHLPEEEYAGEAEVSRSREGWARAVDRPDATVLCAEADGVLVGIAAHSVRDGVMTLSQFHVSPAHWREGVGSALHRACVAEWQRLGVTEARLEVFEPNKRAQAFYSACGWTPDPDNPLDGDHVVLRLAVPPAP from the coding sequence ATGATCCGTACAGCGACGCAGAACGACCTCGACGCGATAGTGACCCTCCACACCGAGGCCAGGGCCACCTACTACCGCGGCCACCTGCCCGAGGAGGAGTACGCGGGCGAGGCCGAGGTGAGCCGCAGCCGGGAGGGCTGGGCCCGTGCGGTGGACCGCCCGGACGCCACCGTGCTCTGCGCCGAGGCGGACGGCGTCCTCGTCGGTATCGCCGCCCACTCGGTGCGCGACGGCGTCATGACCCTCAGCCAGTTCCACGTGTCCCCCGCCCACTGGCGCGAGGGGGTCGGCAGCGCCCTGCACCGCGCGTGCGTCGCCGAGTGGCAGCGGCTGGGCGTCACCGAGGCCCGTCTGGAGGTCTTCGAACCCAACAAGCGCGCCCAGGCCTTCTACTCCGCCTGCGGCTGGACCCCCGACCCGGACAACCCGCTGGACGGCGACCACGTGGTGCTGCGCCTGGCCGTCCCGCCGGCCCCCTAG
- a CDS encoding DUF1349 domain-containing protein yields MNLPELPFALDPHGPEGGWAYENGVLTGRAGARQDRFVPPGGDSLEPASDAPRLLGTAPAGDFQLVARVKVGFAAAFDAGVLYLHAGDRDWAKLCLELSPEQPTICTVVTRGHSDDVNSSVVDGDTHWLRLSRTGGAFAFHASADGEKWTFVRVFTLGTPEQAATASVGFLAQSPTGEGCEVTFDRIAFRPEGLADLRDGS; encoded by the coding sequence GTGAACCTCCCCGAACTCCCCTTCGCGCTCGATCCGCACGGCCCCGAGGGCGGCTGGGCGTACGAGAACGGCGTGCTCACCGGCCGCGCGGGCGCCCGGCAGGACCGCTTCGTCCCGCCGGGCGGCGACAGCCTGGAACCGGCGAGCGACGCGCCCCGGCTGCTGGGCACCGCCCCGGCGGGCGACTTCCAGCTCGTCGCCCGGGTGAAGGTGGGCTTCGCCGCCGCCTTCGACGCGGGCGTGCTCTACCTCCACGCCGGCGACCGGGACTGGGCCAAGCTCTGCCTGGAGCTCTCCCCGGAGCAGCCGACCATCTGCACGGTGGTCACCCGGGGCCACTCCGACGACGTCAACTCCTCCGTCGTGGACGGCGACACCCACTGGCTGCGCCTGAGCCGTACGGGAGGTGCCTTCGCGTTCCACGCCTCGGCCGACGGCGAGAAGTGGACCTTCGTCCGCGTCTTCACCCTCGGCACCCCGGAACAGGCGGCCACCGCCTCCGTCGGCTTCCTCGCCCAGTCGCCCACCGGTGAGGGCTGCGAGGTGACCTTCGACCGGATCGCCTTCCGGCCGGAGGGCCTGGCCGACCTCCGCGACGGCAGCTGA